Proteins encoded by one window of Anaerolineales bacterium:
- a CDS encoding NAD-dependent succinate-semialdehyde dehydrogenase, protein MLIDGAWVDAQNGKTWEVINPADESVIATVPFGDAADAHLAIAAAARAQSGWAAMTAYERGEVLERTAALIRENITDLALIMTREAGKPLAESKGEWNASADLFDWFAEEGKRAYGRLIPARRKDRRLMTIPTPVGVVGAITAWNFPALLLARKISASLAAGCSVVARPSELTPMTGMAIAGILVAAGVPAGVVNLVNGDPAGIGEAFCTSPLMNKISFTGSQRVGRILMAQAAGTLKRFSLELGGNAPVLVFPDADPEKAARLVGIGKFRNSGQVCIAPNRVYVHHSRYEEFVDASKHYAESLRLGEGTGGGVTVGPMVSAGGRAKIEALVADAVSKGARIVTGGTRPDALTTGYFYRPTVLTDITGDMALHNEEIFGPILPINTFGTVEEGLKLANETPYGLAAYVITDDMETAIRAYEGLRFGVIGVNETVPATAEAPFGGLKQSGYGHEGGVEGLQAYMDTKFVSITLKG, encoded by the coding sequence ATGCTCATTGATGGCGCATGGGTAGACGCCCAAAATGGCAAAACATGGGAGGTGATTAACCCCGCCGATGAATCGGTGATCGCCACTGTTCCCTTTGGCGATGCTGCTGATGCGCACCTCGCCATTGCCGCCGCTGCCCGCGCTCAAAGCGGGTGGGCAGCGATGACCGCCTATGAACGGGGTGAGGTACTCGAACGCACCGCCGCGCTGATCCGCGAAAACATCACCGATCTCGCCCTGATCATGACCCGTGAGGCGGGAAAGCCCCTTGCCGAATCGAAAGGGGAGTGGAACGCCAGCGCTGATCTTTTTGATTGGTTTGCCGAGGAAGGCAAACGCGCCTATGGGAGGCTGATCCCCGCCCGCCGCAAAGATCGCCGCCTGATGACGATTCCCACCCCCGTTGGTGTTGTCGGGGCAATCACCGCATGGAATTTTCCAGCGCTGCTTCTAGCACGAAAGATCAGCGCATCGTTGGCGGCGGGCTGTAGTGTGGTTGCCCGTCCAAGCGAGCTAACGCCCATGACGGGCATGGCAATAGCAGGGATTCTTGTGGCGGCGGGTGTTCCGGCAGGCGTTGTGAACCTTGTGAACGGCGATCCGGCAGGGATTGGCGAGGCATTCTGTACAAGCCCGCTGATGAACAAGATCAGTTTCACCGGATCACAGCGCGTCGGGCGCATCCTGATGGCACAAGCAGCGGGAACACTAAAACGATTTTCGTTAGAATTGGGAGGGAATGCGCCTGTTCTCGTCTTTCCCGATGCTGATCCCGAAAAGGCGGCGCGGCTGGTGGGTATTGGAAAATTTCGCAACAGTGGGCAGGTGTGCATCGCCCCCAATCGGGTTTATGTTCACCACAGCCGCTACGAAGAATTTGTTGATGCCAGCAAGCATTACGCGGAGTCGCTGCGGTTAGGCGAAGGGACAGGCGGCGGCGTCACGGTGGGTCCGATGGTCAGTGCGGGCGGGCGGGCGAAAATCGAAGCGCTCGTCGCTGATGCAGTGAGCAAAGGGGCGCGTATCGTCACGGGCGGCACACGCCCCGATGCCCTGACGACGGGCTATTTTTATCGCCCCACTGTCCTCACCGACATTACGGGGGATATGGCGCTCCATAATGAGGAAATTTTCGGACCCATCTTGCCAATCAACACCTTTGGGACGGTGGAAGAAGGGCTGAAATTGGCAAATGAGACGCCCTACGGTCTTGCCGCTTACGTGATCACCGATGACATGGAAACAGCGATCCGCGCCTATGAGGGACTGCGCTTTGGGGTTATCGGGGTCAACGAAACTGTTCCGGCGACGGCAGAAGCGCCTTTTGGCGGCTTGAAACAGAGCGGCTATGGGCATGAAGGCGGGGTAGAGGGTTTGCAGGCATACATGGATACAAAGTTCGTCTCCATCACCTTGAAAGGGTAA
- a CDS encoding ComEA family DNA-binding protein, translating to MPVMPILERFKYPILLGVGVMIAIGVVALLTYEPPAVAITIYPPAPSATPPPTDIPPPTNTPAPLLIYVTGAVQRSNETYALPKGSRVQDAIQAAGGYTTDADPRALNPVRLLRDGEQIDVPKIGANLPTATPRGTASIDDPVYINTADLQELTRLPGVGETLAKAILTYREQHGAFKAMADLDAVPGIGAGRLAQWEGLIIFE from the coding sequence GTGCCAGTAATGCCCATCTTGGAGCGCTTTAAATACCCAATCTTGCTTGGGGTTGGGGTGATGATCGCTATTGGCGTGGTGGCGCTGCTCACCTATGAGCCGCCCGCCGTCGCCATCACCATTTACCCGCCCGCACCCTCGGCAACCCCACCGCCAACGGATATTCCTCCACCCACAAACACCCCCGCACCGTTGTTGATTTACGTTACGGGGGCAGTGCAGCGCTCCAACGAAACATACGCCCTCCCGAAAGGCAGCCGTGTGCAAGATGCCATTCAAGCAGCGGGGGGCTATACAACAGATGCTGACCCAAGAGCGCTAAATCCGGTGCGTCTTTTGCGTGATGGCGAACAGATTGATGTCCCCAAGATCGGGGCGAACCTTCCCACCGCGACCCCACGTGGGACAGCCTCTATCGATGATCCGGTCTATATCAACACGGCTGATCTTCAGGAATTGACGCGCTTGCCTGGTGTGGGAGAGACCCTTGCCAAAGCAATTTTGACCTATCGGGAGCAGCACGGAGCATTCAAAGCGATGGCGGATTTAGACGCTGTGCCGGGCATAGGGGCGGGACGTTTGGCACAGTGGGAGGGATTGATTATCTTTGAGTGA
- a CDS encoding methyltransferase domain-containing protein, with amino-acid sequence MRHPPLSNSGAAFDALAANYDVEAVNHLVSRWIREIVWERLGRLFPPGSTVLEIGCGTGEDALFLARQGVHVVATDAAPMMLEQTAQKAQDAGLNHLIETRQLDLTDAAVWALPTGGFDGVHSNYGVLNCIGEWSPLAKCLTRAVRPGGRMGFAVMGRFCLIETVWSIRHRQFDQAQRRWSGRSTATIGGVTFPVYYPSPKRLSRAFREAGFRQRHLLGLGVCLPPSDLYVGLAKRPRLGAWLRRMESILAPLPVFRTLGDHYWIEFTRC; translated from the coding sequence ATGAGGCATCCCCCTCTTAGCAATTCTGGAGCAGCCTTTGATGCCCTTGCCGCCAATTACGACGTTGAGGCGGTGAATCATCTTGTCTCGCGGTGGATTCGGGAAATTGTTTGGGAGCGTTTGGGGCGGCTTTTCCCACCGGGAAGCACTGTCTTAGAGATTGGCTGTGGGACAGGTGAGGATGCCTTGTTTTTGGCAAGACAGGGTGTTCATGTGGTGGCTACCGACGCTGCGCCGATGATGCTAGAACAAACCGCACAAAAAGCACAAGATGCCGGTCTTAATCATCTGATCGAAACACGCCAGCTTGATTTGACTGATGCGGCGGTGTGGGCGCTCCCCACAGGGGGCTTTGACGGCGTTCACTCGAATTATGGCGTCCTCAACTGCATTGGGGAATGGTCACCCCTTGCTAAATGCTTGACAAGGGCAGTACGCCCGGGCGGGCGAATGGGCTTTGCGGTGATGGGACGTTTTTGTTTGATTGAAACCGTCTGGAGCATCCGCCACCGTCAGTTTGATCAGGCACAGCGCCGTTGGAGCGGGCGATCTACAGCGACCATCGGCGGGGTGACGTTTCCCGTTTATTACCCCTCCCCGAAGCGCCTTTCGAGGGCGTTTAGAGAGGCTGGTTTTCGTCAGCGCCACTTGCTTGGGTTAGGCGTCTGTTTGCCGCCGAGCGATCTGTATGTGGGGTTGGCAAAACGCCCCCGATTGGGGGCATGGCTGCGACGCATGGAAAGTATTCTCGCGCCGCTCCCCGTTTTTCGGACGCTAGGCGATCATTATTGGATCGAATTTACCCGCTGTTGA
- a CDS encoding alpha/beta hydrolase, producing the protein MRHQVKTITLRDGVRMAYQVWQPEGAVRGTLILVHGVGEHGGRYGHVAEYFIEQGYACYALDHRGHGRNATAAPGLAMGYFPSLAEVVDDLHEFVGEVNKARPANRPVFMIGHSMGGLVTLYYLIRHHPPPSLIRGVVTSGAALDVGDGTPILQKSLLLNIISPLFPKFGVQAIPPEYVSRDVATVEGYKTDPLVFHGKVFARVAAELFRGCAYVKENLAKITLPMLILHGGEDKVVSPKCASILHAGISSPNKQMKLYEGLYHEIFNEPERNRVMGDVWVWLAAHGATGELKKG; encoded by the coding sequence ATGCGACATCAGGTTAAGACGATAACTTTGCGGGATGGGGTACGCATGGCGTATCAGGTGTGGCAGCCAGAGGGTGCGGTGCGGGGGACATTGATTCTTGTCCATGGGGTGGGTGAACACGGGGGGCGCTATGGGCATGTTGCCGAGTATTTTATCGAGCAGGGGTATGCTTGTTATGCACTGGATCACCGAGGACACGGGCGGAATGCCACTGCTGCACCGGGGTTGGCGATGGGATATTTCCCAAGCCTTGCCGAAGTCGTTGATGATCTTCATGAGTTTGTTGGCGAGGTAAACAAAGCACGCCCCGCCAACCGCCCCGTGTTCATGATTGGGCATAGCATGGGAGGGTTGGTAACGCTTTATTACCTGATTCGCCACCATCCGCCGCCAAGCCTGATACGCGGCGTGGTGACCTCCGGCGCGGCGCTTGATGTGGGGGATGGAACGCCCATCCTGCAAAAATCACTCCTCTTGAACATCATTAGCCCACTTTTCCCAAAGTTTGGGGTGCAGGCAATCCCGCCAGAGTATGTCTCCCGCGATGTGGCAACGGTGGAAGGATATAAGACCGATCCCCTCGTCTTTCATGGGAAGGTTTTTGCGCGTGTTGCGGCAGAGTTGTTTCGAGGGTGTGCTTACGTAAAGGAAAATCTTGCCAAAATTACCTTACCCATGCTCATTTTGCATGGTGGGGAGGATAAGGTTGTCAGCCCCAAGTGTGCGTCAATCCTTCACGCTGGAATCAGCAGCCCCAATAAGCAAATGAAACTTTACGAGGGGTTGTATCACGAGATATTCAATGAGCCAGAGCGGAATCGCGTCATGGGCGATGTGTGGGTGTGGCTGGCAGCGCACGGCGCAACGGGGGAATTAAAGAAGGGCTAA
- the eno gene encoding phosphopyruvate hydratase, whose amino-acid sequence MLTIETILAREVLDSRGNPTVEVEVYLEDGTSGHAIVPSGASTGEHEAVELRDGDKGRYGGKGVLKAVDAINLQIAEELEGLDAMDQMSIDQMLIDLDGTPNKGNLGANAILAVSLAVAKAAANGLGLPLYRYLGGVYAHVLPVPMMNIMNGGKHASNSTDFQEFMIMPVGAPTYGEGLRWGVEIYHSLKKVLHDKGVSTTVGDEGGFAPSDIKSNASAIEFILTAVEKAGYSLGDQIMLALDPAASEIYQGGMYHLTRDGVVLSPDEMAGYWVDWVNKYPIISLEDGLAENDWETWAKLTAAIGDRVQIVGDDLLVTNTERVARAIREKACNSLLCKVNQIGTLTESIAASQMSQRANWSVVVSHRSGESEDATIADLVVALNAGQIKTGAPARSDRVAKYNQLLRLEEHLDTAAAYAGWGAFAHLSGREGA is encoded by the coding sequence ATGTTGACAATTGAAACGATCTTGGCACGCGAAGTCCTCGACTCGCGTGGGAATCCAACGGTAGAAGTTGAAGTGTATTTAGAGGATGGCACGAGCGGTCACGCGATTGTGCCAAGCGGTGCCAGCACAGGTGAACACGAAGCCGTTGAACTACGGGATGGGGATAAAGGTCGCTATGGGGGTAAGGGCGTTCTGAAGGCAGTGGATGCCATCAACCTTCAGATTGCCGAGGAATTGGAAGGGCTGGATGCGATGGATCAGATGTCTATCGACCAGATGCTAATTGACCTTGACGGCACGCCAAACAAAGGCAACCTTGGCGCGAACGCTATTCTTGCTGTGTCGTTGGCGGTGGCGAAGGCGGCGGCAAACGGCTTAGGGCTGCCCCTTTATCGCTACCTTGGCGGTGTGTATGCCCATGTGCTGCCCGTCCCGATGATGAACATCATGAATGGGGGCAAGCACGCCTCCAACAGCACCGATTTTCAAGAATTTATGATCATGCCCGTTGGCGCCCCCACCTATGGCGAAGGCTTGCGCTGGGGGGTGGAGATTTATCACAGCCTGAAGAAGGTGCTGCATGATAAGGGCGTTTCCACAACGGTGGGCGATGAGGGTGGTTTTGCCCCGAGCGACATTAAGAGCAACGCCAGCGCTATTGAGTTCATTCTCACCGCCGTTGAAAAAGCAGGCTACAGCCTCGGTGATCAAATTATGTTGGCGCTTGACCCAGCTGCCAGTGAAATTTATCAGGGTGGGATGTACCACCTAACACGGGATGGCGTTGTCCTTTCCCCCGATGAGATGGCGGGATATTGGGTGGATTGGGTGAACAAATACCCGATCATCTCCCTTGAGGATGGCTTGGCGGAGAACGACTGGGAAACATGGGCGAAACTGACCGCCGCCATTGGGGATCGCGTTCAGATCGTGGGGGACGATTTGCTCGTCACAAATACAGAACGGGTCGCCCGTGCCATTCGGGAGAAAGCCTGTAATTCCCTGCTGTGCAAAGTGAATCAGATCGGCACACTCACTGAGTCTATTGCCGCCAGCCAGATGAGCCAACGGGCAAATTGGTCGGTGGTCGTCAGCCACCGCAGCGGCGAGAGCGAAGATGCAACCATCGCTGATCTGGTCGTTGCCCTCAACGCTGGGCAGATCAAGACCGGTGCGCCCGCCCGTTCAGACCGGGTGGCGAAATACAACCAACTTCTGCGCCTTGAAGAACACCTTGATACAGCCGCCGCCTATGCCGGGTGGGGCGCCTTTGCCCACCTGAGCGGGCGAGAGGGAGCGTAA
- the pyk gene encoding pyruvate kinase, which translates to MVRKFDVKRTKIVCTIGPKSSDEATLREMIRLGMDVARINFSHGDYATHQRNIETIRRIAAEEGAVVAVMADLQGPKIRLGMLANEPILIKHGDQLTLTTNPDADGTNMVFPLPHPEFLQDVKEGQRLLLDDGNFQFQVLARQGDDVLCKVIVGGEIRSRKGVSAPESKLKMSALTPKDIEDVKFAMGVGVDYVAMSFVRSANDMRELRWLCKHSGEDDIALIAKIEKQDALQNFEEILAESDGIMVARGDLGVETPAEAVPIHQKEIIRRCNAAGKPVITATQMLQSMTENPRPTRAEASDVANAILDGTDAVMLSNETAAGDFPVEAVKTMATIALMTEKHYAELSHEYQRPQQTVVTPLNLVDDPENISIATSRAASLIADSLNARLIVTASYTGTTARLIARTRPRTSILCATTNELTCRRLALVWGVYPMLVPQFTSIDEMIAKIVGTAHDADMVQWGDTLVLIAGVPFGLVGQANFLKIHRVGEASEVPAPVGG; encoded by the coding sequence GTGGTCAGGAAATTTGACGTTAAACGAACGAAGATCGTCTGTACGATTGGACCGAAATCCTCGGACGAGGCAACCCTGCGGGAGATGATCCGCTTAGGGATGGACGTGGCGCGGATCAACTTTAGTCATGGGGATTATGCCACCCACCAACGGAATATTGAGACCATCCGCCGCATCGCCGCCGAAGAAGGCGCGGTGGTGGCGGTCATGGCAGACTTGCAGGGACCGAAAATCCGCTTGGGGATGCTTGCCAACGAACCTATCTTGATCAAGCACGGCGATCAGTTGACGCTGACCACAAACCCCGATGCCGACGGCACGAACATGGTTTTTCCCTTGCCTCACCCCGAATTTCTGCAAGATGTCAAAGAGGGGCAGCGCCTTCTGCTGGATGATGGAAACTTCCAATTCCAAGTTTTGGCACGGCAGGGTGATGATGTTCTCTGTAAAGTGATTGTTGGTGGAGAAATCCGCAGTCGGAAGGGTGTCAGCGCCCCGGAATCGAAACTGAAGATGTCCGCCCTGACGCCAAAAGATATTGAAGATGTGAAATTTGCCATGGGGGTAGGCGTCGATTATGTCGCCATGTCCTTTGTCCGCAGCGCCAATGACATGCGCGAGCTTCGCTGGCTGTGCAAACACAGTGGCGAGGACGATATTGCCCTGATCGCCAAGATTGAAAAACAGGATGCCCTTCAAAATTTTGAGGAAATCCTCGCTGAGTCGGATGGAATCATGGTGGCGCGGGGTGATTTGGGAGTAGAGACGCCCGCCGAAGCCGTTCCGATCCATCAAAAAGAGATCATCCGCAGGTGCAATGCGGCGGGTAAACCGGTGATCACCGCGACGCAGATGCTCCAATCGATGACGGAAAACCCTCGCCCCACCCGCGCCGAGGCAAGTGACGTGGCGAACGCTATCCTTGACGGGACGGATGCGGTCATGCTCTCCAACGAGACCGCCGCAGGCGATTTCCCAGTGGAAGCGGTCAAAACGATGGCGACCATCGCGCTGATGACCGAAAAGCACTATGCGGAACTCTCGCATGAGTACCAGCGCCCGCAGCAAACCGTGGTGACGCCGCTGAACCTTGTGGACGACCCGGAAAATATCTCCATCGCCACCAGCCGCGCCGCCAGCCTGATCGCGGATTCGTTGAATGCCCGCCTGATTGTGACGGCAAGTTATACTGGGACAACGGCACGGCTCATCGCCCGCACGCGCCCCCGAACGTCGATTCTGTGTGCCACGACAAACGAACTCACTTGCCGCCGGCTCGCCCTTGTGTGGGGGGTATACCCTATGCTTGTGCCGCAGTTCACGTCAATTGACGAGATGATCGCTAAGATCGTCGGGACAGCACACGATGCCGATATGGTGCAGTGGGGTGATACGCTTGTCTTGATCGCTGGTGTGCCGTTTGGCTTGGTTGGGCAGGCAAATTTCCTAAAAATTCATCGTGTTGGAGAGGCATCAGAAGTCCCCGCTCCGGTGGGTGGGTAA